From Cardiocondyla obscurior isolate alpha-2009 linkage group LG09, Cobs3.1, whole genome shotgun sequence, one genomic window encodes:
- the Dnmt3 gene encoding DNA methyltransferase 3 isoform X1 produces MEVMGIEDSCRGGDAGEARWSAETSVDEEDRPRRGDTNDRHHEVVISEHQYAATQQQERKDELIQPGRDSSQSSRVTSVWALTCALDMGLLYESSLEGVAIASYSDLNSLSVTEDAAKFDLEANDIENDVSKSASIFGSSWPFIDPSQIKQIVYTKPIRKRRRKRKRWTKPQKKLRDAQELEDATADFSPLRGSKRGNLDVSDDRSARLSVRKNPSSTRSRVFVGEDRRSSESYGLTGEDDDDDDEEDEVISQTTSETSAEEIVPVDYSGAGYSRFYSTSHAKEEPQNRTELSEYPDYFMNVLRIDNSIEDNDLDASENDTFSDNVQTAKFAGHRASRKILEGGNSPHKTVKASLRKKKPEPASGNHVERIKPKRRSKLIGRKKKTCDTAEHNNYNRQQVSQDSEEYSPKGKSSSRYGVAGGDAPEKTAIPKRCDCKTRRRSRNFTNTACPCKKSTKEIAAAIMQDIQECINTNTKVADAIENIENVEKSISEVETSTLEDLSYKSLNQDVSMEYDWVDDRDLSSRALERSFEEPMSVEYVRAIGRRRKRRYKHSIDCKVDESTETAYRSVFHDCVDFDTPRTTPVLKINMEESMKSAAEDSSSNEDEIHSSWRRSTLGSSTEECGNEVDGALLLARKIVSEDSTKDEKYDDEHETLNNTCYKYHKISDTFVKKENSFYDSDENSDVEFRKQRDEGIITYRSKKNRTIKRSDSMDSIKDEDDDVIQRKTKNTKINNKVNVMRQIAKGNNLDHSDKKESGPRRVTRALVKTKNHKENYTGKLVWGFFAGWWPALVIEAEHVGMAPEAGKRWVYWLGESQISLLKEETQIQPFSRCLEERLSQQSHKSIRSRAIDATIQILRPRFNCTLTKPYFYWIQRNIAEMETLDELTFYPYPESVQEKLDALKEKNAKATKKFMLSQRNSPEPTPVKKQNAEKNKDINASWEQIDDERLCLQNQQPGVIAWAKIAGHCWWPAMIIDYRDCCLKEPSFGCQWIMWYGDYQVSEVRHLEFLKFHKGIEKMREYIQNSNRQLYLDGVLQASKDYCSRLGCNTDNWTLDNVFEYFSNNIHLPYNQLQVSDTNRIYDKYSDEIIKKINELKFKSDVDAERKRDIKASSDFRRVTSGEGDMKQLCLKCLTIPKGKKEEHPFFVGSLCKECSSEFKPCMFVHGNDGKCFYCTICAGTGTVLICDSEDCPRVYCTACLKFLVCPKSYDDMLQEDPWVCFLCRDEAKQPANMILRPWENWKEKFTGMFRTASNLQSDIDIVNYKKENKAVRVLSLFDGLSTGYLVLQKLGLDVEVYYASEIDVNALTISSSHFGDRITYLGDVRGITKEKIKEIAPIDLLIGGSPCNDLSLVNPARMGLHNPKGTGVLFFEYCRIKKLVEKANKDRHVFWLFENVASMPTEYRLEINKHLGREPDVIDSADFSPQHRLRLYWHNLPFNPYMPQFESQQDVQDTLTPNLNRKALCKKLRTVTGRTGSLLQGKAELKPIIMKGKTDTIWITELEEIFGFPRHYTDVKNLSATNRQKLLGKSWSVQTLTAILRPLCFYFKCNEDETSNKTTS; encoded by the exons GAACGAAAGGATGAATTGATACAACCTGGAAGGGACTCCTCGCAATCGTCCAGGGTAACGAGCGTTTGGGCTCTGACCTGCGCCTTAGACATGGGCTTGCTCTACGAATCATCCCTCGAGGGAGTCGCCATCGCGAGTTATTCGGATTTGAATTCACTATCCGTCACCGAAGACGCGGCGAAATTTGATCTCGAAGCAAACGACATCGAGAACGACGTCTCCAAGTCCGCGAGCATCTTCGGCAGCTCCTGGCCGTTCATCGACCCCTCGCAAATCAAGCAGATCGTGTATACAAAGCCGATACGAAAGcgaaggaggaagaggaaaaggTGGACGAAACCGCAGAAGAAACTAAGGGATGCACAGGAACTCGAGGACGCGACGGCGGATTTCTCGCCGTTGCGAGGATCCAAACGTGGAAATCTCGACGTATCGGACGATCGGTCGGCGAGATTATCGGTGAGGAAGAACCCCTCGTCGACGCGATCTCGTGTTTTCGTTGGCGAGGACCGGCGTTCGTCCGAAAGTTACGGACTGACCggcgaggacgacgacgacgacgacgaagaagacgaggTAATTAGTCAAACGACATCGGAAACGAGCGCGGAGGAGATCGTCCCGGTTGATTATTCCGGTGCCGGGTACTCCAGATTCTACTCGACAAGTCATGCGAAGGAAGAGCCGCAAAATCGGACGGAGTTGTCGGAGTATCCTGATTACTTCATGAACGTCTTGCGAATCGATAACAGCATCGAGGACAATGATCTCGACGCTTCGGAGAATGATACTTTCTCGGATAACGTGCAGACCGCCAAGTTCGCCGGACATCGCGCTTCCCGCAAGATCCTCGAAGGTGGAAACTCACCGCACAAGACCGTAAAAGCGTcgttgagaaagaaaaagccCGAGCCCGCCAGCGGTAACCACGTCGAGAGAATAAAGCCGAAGAGAAGGAGTAAGTTGATCGGGCGTAAGAAAAAGACGTGCGACACCGCGGAGCACAATAATTACAATCGTCAGCAGGTTTCTCAAGATTCGGAGGAATATTCACCAAAAGGCAAATCAAGTTCTAGATATGGCGTCGCAGGTGGCGATGCCCCAGAAAAAACTGCGATACCGAAACGATGCGACTGTAAAACACGGCGGCGCTCTCGCAATTTCACAAATACCGCCTGCCCGTGCAAAAAAAGTACGAAGGAGATAGCCGCCGCAATTATGCAAGATATTCAAGAGTGCATAAACACAAATACAAAAGTCGCCGATGCCATTGAGAATATTGAAAACGTTGAGAAGAGTATCTCCGAGGTTGAAACGAGCACGCTCGAGGACTTGAGTTACAAGAGTCTCAATCAAGACGTCTCCATGGAATATGACTGGGTGGACGATCGGGATTTGTCATCCCGAGCCTTGGAACGATCGTTCGAGGAGCCGATGAGCGTTGAATACGTCAGAGCAATTGGCAGACGTCGTAAGAGAAGATACAAGCATTCGATCGATTGCAAAGTCGACGAAAGTACGGAAACAGCCTACCGGAGCGTCTTTCACGATTGTGTCGATTTCGATACTCCGCGCACGACGCCggttctaaaaataaatatggaaGAGAGCATGAAATCGGCAGCGGAGGATAGCAGCAGCAACGAGGACGAGATTCACTCATCCTGGCGCCGATCGACTTTAGGATCCTCAACTGAAGAATGCGGTAACGAAGTTGATGGGGCACTGCTATTGGCACGGAAGATCGTTAGCGAGGATTCGACAAAAGACGAAAAATATGATGACGAACACGAAACGTTGAATAATACATGCTACAAGTATCATAAAATATCAGATACTTTcgtgaaaaaggaaaactcTTTTTACGATTCGGATGAGAATTCGGATGTGGAGTTCAGAAAGCAACGCGACGAGGGCATAATCACGtatagaagtaaaaaaaatagaacgatCAAGAGGTCAGACTCGATGGACTCTATTAAGGATGAAGACGATGAT GTAATCCAACGTAAAACCAAAAacacgaaaattaataacaaagtAAATGTAATGCGACAAATTGCCAAGGGTAACAATTTGGATCATAGTGATAAAAAGGAAAGCGGTCCACGTAGAGTTACCAGAGCTCTAGTAAAGACTAAAAATCACAAAGAGAATTACACCGGCAAGCTAGTGTGGGGATTCTTTGCTGGATGGTGGCCag CGCTGGTCATTGAAGCTGAACATGTAGGAATGGCACCTGAGGCTGGCAAACGATGGGTCTACTGGCTCGGAGAATCGCAAATATCGTTg CTCAAAGAAGAAACACAGATACAACCGTTCTCGAGGTGCTTGGAGGAGCGATTGTCGCAACAGTCTCATAAAAGTATTCGTTCGCGCGCCATTGACGCGACTATACAG atactacGCCCACGTTTCAACTGTACTCTGACAAAGCCTTATTTTTATTGGATACAACGGAACATAGCTGAAATGGAGACAC TGGACGAGCTAACATTTTATCCCTATCCGGAAAGTGTACAAGAAAAACTAGATgccttaaaagaaaaaaacgccAAAGCTACTAAAAAGTTTATGTTAAGCCAGAGAA ATTCACCGGAACCAACGCCGGTGAAAAAGCAGAatgcggaaaaaaataaagacataAATGCAAGTTGGGAACAGATCGATGATGAGCGTTTATGTTTACAAAATCAACAGCCTGGTGTAATAGCCTGGGCGAAAATCGCTGGACACTGTTGGTGGCCCG ccaTGATTATCGATTATCGTGACTGCTGTTTGAAAGAACCAAGTTTTGGTTGCCAGTGGATTATGTGGTATGGCGATTATCAAGTTTCAGAG gTACGACATCtcgaatttttgaaatttcaCAAGGGAATAGAAAAAATGCGCGAGTATATTCAGAATTCGAATAGACAGCTGTATCTCGATGGTGTACTTCAAGCTTCTaag GATTATTGCTCACGTTTAGGATGCAACACGGATAACTGGACTTTAGATAATgtctttgaatatttttcgaataatATTCACCTACCGTATAACCAATTACAAGTTTCAGACACTAACAGGATATATGATAAATATTCCgacgagataataaaaaaaatcaacgaacTGAAGTTTAAGTCAGATGTTGATGCTGAACGAAAACGCGATATAAAAGCGAGTA GTGACTTCCGCCGCGTAACGTCAGGAGAAGGAGACATGAAACAATTATGTCTAAAATGTTTGACAATACCTAAAGGCAAAAAGGAGGAACATCCATTTTTTGTAGGATCCTTATGTAAAGAATGTTCG aGTGAATTTAAGCCATGTATGTTCGTGCATGGAAACGATGGAAAGTGC ttttattgtaCAATTTGCGCTGGCACTGGAACTGTCCTTATTTGCGATTCGGAGGATTGTCCACG TGTCTACTGTACTGCGTGTTTGAAATTTTTGGTATGTCCAAAATCATACGACGACATGCTGCAGGAGGATCCATGGGTATGTTTCCTCTGCAGGGACGAAGCCAAGCAGCCTGCAAACATGATTCTACGCCCGTGGGAAaattggaaagaaaaatttacaggAATGTTCCGTACGGCTTCTAATCTGCAGTCCGATATagatattgttaattataaaaaggaaaataaagcTGTGCGCGTGCTATCACTTTTCGACGGTTTAAGCActg GTTATTTGGTGCTTCAAAAGTTGGGGCTTGATGTGGAAGTTTATTACGCTAGTGAAATTGATGTAAATGCATTAACGATTAGTTCTTCCCACTTCGGCGACCGTATTACTTATCTAGGAGATGTAAGAGGCATaacaaaggaaaaaattaaagaaatcgCACCAATCGATTTGTTAATTGGTGGATCACCATGCAACGACTTAAGTTTAGTTAATCCAGCGCGAATGGGTCTTCACA ATCCGAAAGGAACAGgtgttctctttttcgagtACTGTCGAATTAAAAAACTGGTTGAAAAGGCCAACAAGGATCGGCATGTGTTTTGGTTGTTCGAAAATGTTGCTTCCATGCCAACCGAATACAGATTAGAAATTAACAA aCATTTGGGTCGAGAACCTGACGTTATAGATTCAGCGGACTTTTCACCTCAGCACAGACTGAGACTGTACTGGCATAATCTTCCTTTTAATCCATATATGCCACAATTTGAAAGCCAACAGGATGTTCAGGATACACTTACGCCGAACTTGAATCGAAAAGCTCTTTGCAAGAAGCTTCGTACAGTCACAGGCAGAACGGGTTCTTTATTACAAG GGAAAGCGGAATTGAAACCTATCATAATGAAAGGTAAAACTGACACGATCTGGATCACCGAACTCGAGGAAATCTTTGGTTTTCCACGACATTATACGGACGTGAAGAATTTATCAGCCACTAATCGGCAAAAATTGCTCGGCAAATCTTGGAGTGTGCAAACACTTACTGCCATATTGCGACCtttatgcttttattttaagtgcAATGAAGATGAGACGAGCAATAAGACTACTTCTTAA
- the Dnmt3 gene encoding DNA methyltransferase 3 isoform X2 yields MGLLYESSLEGVAIASYSDLNSLSVTEDAAKFDLEANDIENDVSKSASIFGSSWPFIDPSQIKQIVYTKPIRKRRRKRKRWTKPQKKLRDAQELEDATADFSPLRGSKRGNLDVSDDRSARLSVRKNPSSTRSRVFVGEDRRSSESYGLTGEDDDDDDEEDEVISQTTSETSAEEIVPVDYSGAGYSRFYSTSHAKEEPQNRTELSEYPDYFMNVLRIDNSIEDNDLDASENDTFSDNVQTAKFAGHRASRKILEGGNSPHKTVKASLRKKKPEPASGNHVERIKPKRRSKLIGRKKKTCDTAEHNNYNRQQVSQDSEEYSPKGKSSSRYGVAGGDAPEKTAIPKRCDCKTRRRSRNFTNTACPCKKSTKEIAAAIMQDIQECINTNTKVADAIENIENVEKSISEVETSTLEDLSYKSLNQDVSMEYDWVDDRDLSSRALERSFEEPMSVEYVRAIGRRRKRRYKHSIDCKVDESTETAYRSVFHDCVDFDTPRTTPVLKINMEESMKSAAEDSSSNEDEIHSSWRRSTLGSSTEECGNEVDGALLLARKIVSEDSTKDEKYDDEHETLNNTCYKYHKISDTFVKKENSFYDSDENSDVEFRKQRDEGIITYRSKKNRTIKRSDSMDSIKDEDDDVIQRKTKNTKINNKVNVMRQIAKGNNLDHSDKKESGPRRVTRALVKTKNHKENYTGKLVWGFFAGWWPALVIEAEHVGMAPEAGKRWVYWLGESQISLLKEETQIQPFSRCLEERLSQQSHKSIRSRAIDATIQILRPRFNCTLTKPYFYWIQRNIAEMETLDELTFYPYPESVQEKLDALKEKNAKATKKFMLSQRNSPEPTPVKKQNAEKNKDINASWEQIDDERLCLQNQQPGVIAWAKIAGHCWWPAMIIDYRDCCLKEPSFGCQWIMWYGDYQVSEVRHLEFLKFHKGIEKMREYIQNSNRQLYLDGVLQASKDYCSRLGCNTDNWTLDNVFEYFSNNIHLPYNQLQVSDTNRIYDKYSDEIIKKINELKFKSDVDAERKRDIKASSDFRRVTSGEGDMKQLCLKCLTIPKGKKEEHPFFVGSLCKECSSEFKPCMFVHGNDGKCFYCTICAGTGTVLICDSEDCPRVYCTACLKFLVCPKSYDDMLQEDPWVCFLCRDEAKQPANMILRPWENWKEKFTGMFRTASNLQSDIDIVNYKKENKAVRVLSLFDGLSTGYLVLQKLGLDVEVYYASEIDVNALTISSSHFGDRITYLGDVRGITKEKIKEIAPIDLLIGGSPCNDLSLVNPARMGLHNPKGTGVLFFEYCRIKKLVEKANKDRHVFWLFENVASMPTEYRLEINKHLGREPDVIDSADFSPQHRLRLYWHNLPFNPYMPQFESQQDVQDTLTPNLNRKALCKKLRTVTGRTGSLLQGKAELKPIIMKGKTDTIWITELEEIFGFPRHYTDVKNLSATNRQKLLGKSWSVQTLTAILRPLCFYFKCNEDETSNKTTS; encoded by the exons ATGGGCTTGCTCTACGAATCATCCCTCGAGGGAGTCGCCATCGCGAGTTATTCGGATTTGAATTCACTATCCGTCACCGAAGACGCGGCGAAATTTGATCTCGAAGCAAACGACATCGAGAACGACGTCTCCAAGTCCGCGAGCATCTTCGGCAGCTCCTGGCCGTTCATCGACCCCTCGCAAATCAAGCAGATCGTGTATACAAAGCCGATACGAAAGcgaaggaggaagaggaaaaggTGGACGAAACCGCAGAAGAAACTAAGGGATGCACAGGAACTCGAGGACGCGACGGCGGATTTCTCGCCGTTGCGAGGATCCAAACGTGGAAATCTCGACGTATCGGACGATCGGTCGGCGAGATTATCGGTGAGGAAGAACCCCTCGTCGACGCGATCTCGTGTTTTCGTTGGCGAGGACCGGCGTTCGTCCGAAAGTTACGGACTGACCggcgaggacgacgacgacgacgacgaagaagacgaggTAATTAGTCAAACGACATCGGAAACGAGCGCGGAGGAGATCGTCCCGGTTGATTATTCCGGTGCCGGGTACTCCAGATTCTACTCGACAAGTCATGCGAAGGAAGAGCCGCAAAATCGGACGGAGTTGTCGGAGTATCCTGATTACTTCATGAACGTCTTGCGAATCGATAACAGCATCGAGGACAATGATCTCGACGCTTCGGAGAATGATACTTTCTCGGATAACGTGCAGACCGCCAAGTTCGCCGGACATCGCGCTTCCCGCAAGATCCTCGAAGGTGGAAACTCACCGCACAAGACCGTAAAAGCGTcgttgagaaagaaaaagccCGAGCCCGCCAGCGGTAACCACGTCGAGAGAATAAAGCCGAAGAGAAGGAGTAAGTTGATCGGGCGTAAGAAAAAGACGTGCGACACCGCGGAGCACAATAATTACAATCGTCAGCAGGTTTCTCAAGATTCGGAGGAATATTCACCAAAAGGCAAATCAAGTTCTAGATATGGCGTCGCAGGTGGCGATGCCCCAGAAAAAACTGCGATACCGAAACGATGCGACTGTAAAACACGGCGGCGCTCTCGCAATTTCACAAATACCGCCTGCCCGTGCAAAAAAAGTACGAAGGAGATAGCCGCCGCAATTATGCAAGATATTCAAGAGTGCATAAACACAAATACAAAAGTCGCCGATGCCATTGAGAATATTGAAAACGTTGAGAAGAGTATCTCCGAGGTTGAAACGAGCACGCTCGAGGACTTGAGTTACAAGAGTCTCAATCAAGACGTCTCCATGGAATATGACTGGGTGGACGATCGGGATTTGTCATCCCGAGCCTTGGAACGATCGTTCGAGGAGCCGATGAGCGTTGAATACGTCAGAGCAATTGGCAGACGTCGTAAGAGAAGATACAAGCATTCGATCGATTGCAAAGTCGACGAAAGTACGGAAACAGCCTACCGGAGCGTCTTTCACGATTGTGTCGATTTCGATACTCCGCGCACGACGCCggttctaaaaataaatatggaaGAGAGCATGAAATCGGCAGCGGAGGATAGCAGCAGCAACGAGGACGAGATTCACTCATCCTGGCGCCGATCGACTTTAGGATCCTCAACTGAAGAATGCGGTAACGAAGTTGATGGGGCACTGCTATTGGCACGGAAGATCGTTAGCGAGGATTCGACAAAAGACGAAAAATATGATGACGAACACGAAACGTTGAATAATACATGCTACAAGTATCATAAAATATCAGATACTTTcgtgaaaaaggaaaactcTTTTTACGATTCGGATGAGAATTCGGATGTGGAGTTCAGAAAGCAACGCGACGAGGGCATAATCACGtatagaagtaaaaaaaatagaacgatCAAGAGGTCAGACTCGATGGACTCTATTAAGGATGAAGACGATGAT GTAATCCAACGTAAAACCAAAAacacgaaaattaataacaaagtAAATGTAATGCGACAAATTGCCAAGGGTAACAATTTGGATCATAGTGATAAAAAGGAAAGCGGTCCACGTAGAGTTACCAGAGCTCTAGTAAAGACTAAAAATCACAAAGAGAATTACACCGGCAAGCTAGTGTGGGGATTCTTTGCTGGATGGTGGCCag CGCTGGTCATTGAAGCTGAACATGTAGGAATGGCACCTGAGGCTGGCAAACGATGGGTCTACTGGCTCGGAGAATCGCAAATATCGTTg CTCAAAGAAGAAACACAGATACAACCGTTCTCGAGGTGCTTGGAGGAGCGATTGTCGCAACAGTCTCATAAAAGTATTCGTTCGCGCGCCATTGACGCGACTATACAG atactacGCCCACGTTTCAACTGTACTCTGACAAAGCCTTATTTTTATTGGATACAACGGAACATAGCTGAAATGGAGACAC TGGACGAGCTAACATTTTATCCCTATCCGGAAAGTGTACAAGAAAAACTAGATgccttaaaagaaaaaaacgccAAAGCTACTAAAAAGTTTATGTTAAGCCAGAGAA ATTCACCGGAACCAACGCCGGTGAAAAAGCAGAatgcggaaaaaaataaagacataAATGCAAGTTGGGAACAGATCGATGATGAGCGTTTATGTTTACAAAATCAACAGCCTGGTGTAATAGCCTGGGCGAAAATCGCTGGACACTGTTGGTGGCCCG ccaTGATTATCGATTATCGTGACTGCTGTTTGAAAGAACCAAGTTTTGGTTGCCAGTGGATTATGTGGTATGGCGATTATCAAGTTTCAGAG gTACGACATCtcgaatttttgaaatttcaCAAGGGAATAGAAAAAATGCGCGAGTATATTCAGAATTCGAATAGACAGCTGTATCTCGATGGTGTACTTCAAGCTTCTaag GATTATTGCTCACGTTTAGGATGCAACACGGATAACTGGACTTTAGATAATgtctttgaatatttttcgaataatATTCACCTACCGTATAACCAATTACAAGTTTCAGACACTAACAGGATATATGATAAATATTCCgacgagataataaaaaaaatcaacgaacTGAAGTTTAAGTCAGATGTTGATGCTGAACGAAAACGCGATATAAAAGCGAGTA GTGACTTCCGCCGCGTAACGTCAGGAGAAGGAGACATGAAACAATTATGTCTAAAATGTTTGACAATACCTAAAGGCAAAAAGGAGGAACATCCATTTTTTGTAGGATCCTTATGTAAAGAATGTTCG aGTGAATTTAAGCCATGTATGTTCGTGCATGGAAACGATGGAAAGTGC ttttattgtaCAATTTGCGCTGGCACTGGAACTGTCCTTATTTGCGATTCGGAGGATTGTCCACG TGTCTACTGTACTGCGTGTTTGAAATTTTTGGTATGTCCAAAATCATACGACGACATGCTGCAGGAGGATCCATGGGTATGTTTCCTCTGCAGGGACGAAGCCAAGCAGCCTGCAAACATGATTCTACGCCCGTGGGAAaattggaaagaaaaatttacaggAATGTTCCGTACGGCTTCTAATCTGCAGTCCGATATagatattgttaattataaaaaggaaaataaagcTGTGCGCGTGCTATCACTTTTCGACGGTTTAAGCActg GTTATTTGGTGCTTCAAAAGTTGGGGCTTGATGTGGAAGTTTATTACGCTAGTGAAATTGATGTAAATGCATTAACGATTAGTTCTTCCCACTTCGGCGACCGTATTACTTATCTAGGAGATGTAAGAGGCATaacaaaggaaaaaattaaagaaatcgCACCAATCGATTTGTTAATTGGTGGATCACCATGCAACGACTTAAGTTTAGTTAATCCAGCGCGAATGGGTCTTCACA ATCCGAAAGGAACAGgtgttctctttttcgagtACTGTCGAATTAAAAAACTGGTTGAAAAGGCCAACAAGGATCGGCATGTGTTTTGGTTGTTCGAAAATGTTGCTTCCATGCCAACCGAATACAGATTAGAAATTAACAA aCATTTGGGTCGAGAACCTGACGTTATAGATTCAGCGGACTTTTCACCTCAGCACAGACTGAGACTGTACTGGCATAATCTTCCTTTTAATCCATATATGCCACAATTTGAAAGCCAACAGGATGTTCAGGATACACTTACGCCGAACTTGAATCGAAAAGCTCTTTGCAAGAAGCTTCGTACAGTCACAGGCAGAACGGGTTCTTTATTACAAG GGAAAGCGGAATTGAAACCTATCATAATGAAAGGTAAAACTGACACGATCTGGATCACCGAACTCGAGGAAATCTTTGGTTTTCCACGACATTATACGGACGTGAAGAATTTATCAGCCACTAATCGGCAAAAATTGCTCGGCAAATCTTGGAGTGTGCAAACACTTACTGCCATATTGCGACCtttatgcttttattttaagtgcAATGAAGATGAGACGAGCAATAAGACTACTTCTTAA